Below is a genomic region from Miscanthus floridulus cultivar M001 chromosome 1, ASM1932011v1, whole genome shotgun sequence.
tccacactaGGCCAGACATTGTGTTCATCGTGGGCTatgtcagccgcttcatggaggatccccgagatGATCACTGGGCCGCGGTGAAGTGGCTGCTgcactacgtcaaggggacggtggatgaggtgatcgtcttccccaagatcgGCAAAAGTGGGCTGTATCTCACTGTGTTCAGTGATGTAGAcgtggcgggggacatcgacagatggtggagcacctctggcgtgctcgtcttcctcgggttgacttcaatctcatggctgtcgctgaaatagaaggtggtggcgctgtccacgtgtgaggcagagtacgtggcggcggccatAGTAGcatgccaagctgtgtggctgcgccggctactaggcgagctgaccggtgtggaagctcacccaccagcattgATGGGGGACAACCAGCcctgccatcgccctcgcgaagaattcggttctccacgaccggagcaagcacatcgacgtcaagttctacttcctcagggactatgtcgatggatggcagatcgtcatcgaattcgtcgaaactggtcggcaactcacggacgtcctcaccaagccactcggTCGTCTTCGGTTCACATAGCTGAAGAAGATGAACGGCATGGTgtaggttctagggttagcaacaTGATTAAGGGAAGAAttataaagtaatctgctgctcccgtGCCTGTACTCGCAGAAGGGGCAGGCTGCCGAAAGGGCTCCCCTACTGCTGTACTGTAGCCGCGGCAGAGGCAGGCAGGcgtcgaaaggctcccctgccgtaCTGTAGCCACAGTAGGGGCAAACGCCAAAATCAGCCTTGCTGTCACAtgtagtcactgtagcagcatagcAGCCTGGCATatttgtgtactaggattagatgagtagagttgtatatatagcttccctcTGCAACTCAATAAAGTTgaacgagttcagttttgccatctcctctgcagagctccggccaacgctaggTGCTTGTGCTTTGTGTGCAgctctgttcttcctcccttcttctacctccagccgtagtgtgtgtggtcggcaacgacgGTGAACTGGTCGGCTCACCCTGTGCCGGCGATCTGGGGACCAACATAGGTTGGCTTTGGCAGGAATGGAAATCTCCCAATGAGATGTGGGTCAGCTCAAGAAACCCATACACAAAAGTGGATAAGTTACTCTTTGTTGTTTCGACAACAGTTGGGGACAGAAGGAAGGCAAAATTCTGGCATCCAGCCTGGTGGCATGGGCAAAGGCATCAAGACGTCGCACCAACAATCTTCAAGGGCATCACGAAGGAAATACCGCTCGGTGCAAGCAGTTTTGCAAAATACTACCTGGCTACAAGGCTTGGACATCCATGGACACATCACGGTGCAATTGATAAAAGAACAGAACTTCAGGAGGTACAACTCACGCATGGAGTCAACGACGAAATCACTTGGAATTGGATGGGAGAGATGATCTGTTCACTACAGCTTCTTTGAGGGGTGTTCACTACAGCTTCGGCATACAAGGCACAGTTCCTTGGTTCATCGTGAGTCACTTTTAAAACACTGTTTTGGAAGTCCTGGGGACCGCCAAAATGCAAACTTTTTTTCACAACAGGGATTTGGACATCTGACAGACTTGCACAATGGGGATGGACACGCAGCCCATCTTGTCCTTTGTGTCACTATACGGTGTGCAAGTCTCAAAAAAAATTTGGCAAAGTTTTGGCCTGAATTTCACGAATTTTGTTAATATCGGGGGTGGATGAATTTTTTCAATTCCTGAAATTAAAAACCCTGCCCGCAAGTATGCTCAAACACTTGGCCTCCCTCTGACAATGTGCTTAAATGGTGGACATCGCCGATGGAAACTTCTGGGATCCCGAAGAAAGGAATTCGTTCTCTAATCGTGCTTGTTGTGTGGGAACCGTGGAATGAGAGGATTGCAAGAGTATTTAGGCACAGGGAAGCTTCCACCATTTCACTTCTAAACGAGATAAGGGAGAGGCAGGAGCTTGGTTCATGGCGGTGCGAGGTGCCTTACACCtcgccctttttttttttttgcggggaACCTTATACCTCACCTTGGTAGAGTAGTTTTTCAACCCTTCTTTTGCGCTCGAGTGGTTTCTAATCTTTCCAAATTAGCAAACCATGTAACTCCTCTTCTTTTATAAATAGAAATTGGCACGGTCTCATGCCTTTCAATAAAAAAAAGTACTTCAAACAGCATAAAAAGGAAACCTCAATAGTTGAATAATCATTCATGCTCTCCTTAGACACAGACACAGCACGGTTGAAAGTTCTCTTATTTACTTGACTTTTACGCCAAACATTTTGGAAGCTCAATGTGACGCCTAACGAAGAACCACATGCTGGGGCCAAGCATGCTTTGTGTTGGGGACTTGTGGTAGTGGTACATGGTAGCGGCGAGGGTAGGAATGACATAATTTTAGGGTTCAAACCTAACGTCATTTGCATGAACACACTGACTTGACCAGACTCTCAGCCAGAAAACTTGCTCATAAAATTTGCATTGCGACAGTTCTTAAAAACTCAGAACTGCCAATTGGGCAAATAAATACCAAGTGTAACTCCACAATATAACAGCAGCAGGAGTAACAAGTAACAAGTGAGGTTTTCGGGAGAGTTTGAGCCATCGAAGGTAGGTTAACCAAGATGATGTACCACCACCAGCTGAGCTCTTGTAGCCGCAGCCTGGCCAGCAACGCTCCTCCTGCTCCTTGCCGGCTGCCGCAGCCGTTGCCACACCTGAAGCTCCAACGGCGGAAGGAGCCTGCTACAACGACATCGTCGCCCTGCGGAGCACCTGCTACCGCTATGTCCAGGATGAGGGTCCCATGGTGCAGCCATCACCACATTGCTGTGCCACAGTGAGGGGTATCGCCAACGCTACCTGCGTCTGCGACTACTTGAGCTCCCTCGACTACATAAACCTGGACAAGGTGTTCTACGTCGCCAGGGCAGTGCGCCGTCGCAATCCCCTGGTTCTGCGGAGGTGAGTAGCTTGTGATTTTGGTCAAATGCCGTGTAGCCAGTGTAGGATCTACGCTGGCTTGCTGGTTCACAATCACAATTGCAACTCACAGAGGGTCCGCATATTGGTGTCGGTTTGCTGCTGCTAATCAATGCTCAGATTATCTGAGATCGGTTAGAGAAGTAGAAGTAATGATATGCTAGAATAAAACAACACTACAACTTGCTACTAGGAATATAGGATATCATGTGGAAATTTCGAGTCAATGACTGATCTCAAGATCAGGAACTGTCCAATTGGGATAAAAAAGAGTGGGGGTATTGTTGGGTCATTCAAGGCATAGGGAATTACTACGGGCTATATATAGGTGAACTAATGTAATCTTATTTTGAGCTGGcctcttttcattttttttttgttacagATTAAAAGCAGGTTTGAGAAAGAACAGACTTGGTGGATAGGAGGCGTCGGCTAACGACATACGCGAGGCAGCTCCTAATAATGAATAAAGTTTATCAAACTGTAGTTAGGTCTTAGGAGATATTGGAGTAAGGATTGTAATTGTATTGGTGTTCACCTATGTAAACTTACTTCCATTTTCACAAGAAATTGCCTGGTATACATGTCAATGTCTGAAAGTATTCCGACAAATAATTGAGTAAATGCGATAGACCTAACTCCAAGCCATCAAGCAGTGGCACAGCAGGCGAAACTCCAAGCCTAAGATTTTTCATAATGAGCACACATATCTGATAGTTTACATGAACAACACAAGTCAGAAGATATTTCAATTCCACAAACATTTTGCATTTGTACATCAAACATGATAGCAATCGAACCTCAATCTATACACGAAAATTTAGACATTGAAAGTGAATAGGAGATGCAATATAAGACACTTTATCAGTGAAATTTAATGATAGGAAACACAACATACATGAGAATAAATGGACTTCAATGTCTTACTCCTTTTCGCTGTGTAATTTAGGAAAAGTTTACAAATTGCAGCACAAATAAACCATAAATTCAGCTAGTTGAATTGAAAATTTAGGATTGAACTTGGACATAGGGGACAACCTGATtggcactacaccacaacaccaagattagcgatggatggtctgacgctaaaagcggctacagcgacagacaatctgatgctaaaaagttatagcgacagacttctgCAGACGGTGTAAGTCCTatcgctaaaaatctttagcgacagatagtccgTTGCACTGAATTTTTATAGCGACAGACAACTTGCTGCTACTCTTTAGCGACTGACAACCCGCTGCTACTCTTGCATAAGAAGAAGCATAGTTCATTGTAGTGGTAAACTTTAGAAGGCGCAAGTATTAGCTTGAAGTATCAGAAAAAAGGGCCATCTAACTGAAAACAGCAAGATAATTGAAAAACATGACAAGAGTAAATAATTTATCAAAAATTATTGTGACAATTCTATCATTCTCTCAGAAATATAGAATTTTATCTCAGAATTTCTACAATCCTATGATACCCTACAAGAAATAGTTATCTTCCTTAGATCATATAATACCTGAACTATCAAGACCTTTCACAATCTGGACTGTGATGGGTTACCTTCCTTAGATCATATCCACTATTCTACAGTGCATAAACAGCACCTCTTGCATAACTTTCCCAGTTTATGTTCTCAGGT
It encodes:
- the LOC136461258 gene encoding secreted RxLR effector protein 161-like gives rise to the protein MTPIEEWLKLTKASTVAKVDATLYWSIIGGLRYLVHTRPDIVFIVGYVSRFMEDPRDDHWAAVKWLLHYVKGTVDEVIVFPKIGKSGLYLTVFSDVDVAGDIDRWWSTSGVLVFLGLTSISWLSLK